Proteins found in one Oncorhynchus mykiss isolate Arlee chromosome 17, USDA_OmykA_1.1, whole genome shotgun sequence genomic segment:
- the LOC110494347 gene encoding amphoterin-induced protein 1 codes for MKSKFCIVKTKIPYLKIHSTSSTMPAPDMVDGKLSGSRCAIEGVSIKGLFALLVLTLLLPSGATTSSKSVTCHKTCLCASNIVSCSKMNLTSIPMAFPRYTAVLDLSFNQISKLKAEWTPVKLSMLHSLLLSHNGLTFLSSEAFLYVTRLRYLDLSSNGLKILEEFIFEPLEHLEVLLLYNNYISQIDRTAFSSLNSLQKLYLSQNQIQRFPLELVKERNRLEKLTLLDVSTNRLKLLPIQELQVLPAWIKNGLYFHNNPLPCSCELYSMLSRWHRQELSSATDFRDDHTCLLPGTQKEKALTLELNKVHLNCSAVTILDEEAYLEQFIRLGCDTRQRYMLKSWVLPGNVQLSSGNQSSRVLSDGSLQVGPITLEDSGIYTCYAVGESFNETLYVTVLVHNATQAGGQEGMKTAYTTLVGCLASAMMVLIYLYLTPCSCICCPGQGLDKRAPGDSLHSSILSVSPTHEDTGPEGGGGGGGAFDKPPFNRHVTYLDPKGLLEQNGRLSPCGEEDEEWQEEDRGRQEQRRKSDADSLSSVYSDTPIVV; via the coding sequence ATGAAGTCTAAATTCTGCATTGTGAAGACTAAGATTCCCTATCTAAAAATACATTCAACATCCTCTACCATGCCTGCACCTGACATGGTGGATGGCAAACTCTCTGGTTCCCGCTGTGCCATAGAAGGAGTGTCTATTAAGGGGCTCTTTGCCCTTCTGGTCCTGACTCTCCTACTGCCTTCAGGAGCAACAACCAGCTCAAAATCTGTCACCTGCCACAAAACCTGTTTGTGCGCCAGTAACATCGTTAGCTGCTCCAAGATGAACCTGACCAGCATCCCCATGGCTTTTCCTCGCTACACTGCTGTGCTGGACCTCAGCTTCAACCAAATCAGTAAACTGAAAGCTGAATGGACCCCTGTCAAGCTCAGCATGCTGCACAGCCTCCTGCTCAGCCACAACGGcctcaccttcctctcttccGAGGCCTTCCTATATGTCACACGGTTGCGCTACCTGGACCTGTCCTCAAATGGCCTGAAAATTCTGGAGGAGTTCATCTTCGAGCCCCTGGAGCACCTGGAGGTGCTTCTGCTTTACAACAACTACATCTCCCAGATTGACCGCACTGCCTTCTCCAGCCTCAACAGCCTGCAGAAGCTCTACCTCAGTCAGAACCAGATCCAGCGCTTCCCCCTGGAGCTGGTCAAAGAGAGGAATCGGCTGGAGAAACTCACTCTGTTGGACGTGTCCACCAATCGGCTCAAACTGCTGCCCATACAGGAGCTCCAGGTCCTGCCTGCCTGGATCAAGAATGGCCTCTACTTCCACAACAACCCGCTGCCCTGCAGCTGTGAGCTGTACAGCATGCTGTCCCGCTGGCACCGCCAGGAGCTTAGCTCTGCCACTGATTTCAGAGACGACCACACCTGCCTCCTCCCAGGCACACAGAAGGAGAAGGCACTCACCCTGGAGCTGAACAAGGTCCATCTGAATTGCAGCGCAGTGACCATTTTAGACGAGGAGGCCTACCTTGAGCAGTTCATAAGACTGGGCTGTGACACTAGGCAGAGGTACATGCTGAAGAGCTGGGTCCTTCCAGGCAATGTGCAGTTGTCTTCTGGTAACCAGAGTTCCAGGGTCCTCAGCGACGGCAGCCTGCAGGTCGGCCCCATCACGCTAGAGGACTCTGGGATCTACACCTGTTACGCAGTGGGGGAATCCTTCAACGAGACCCTGTATGTGACTGTGTTAGTGCACAACGCCACTCAGGCTGGAGGGCAGGAGGGCATGAAGACGGCCTACACCACATTGGTGGGCTGTCTGGCCAGTGCGATGATGGTGCTcatctacctctacctcacacCCTGCAGCTGCATCTGCTGCCCGGGCCAGGGCCTGGACAAGAGAGCCCCGGGGGACAGCCTTCACTCCTCCATCCTTAGCGTCTCTCCCACCCATGAGGACACAGGCCCGGAGGGGGGCGGAGGTGGAGGGGGTGCCTTTGACAAGCCTCCCTTTAACAGGCATGTCACCTACCTGGACCCAAAGGGCCTGCTGGAGCAGAATGGGCGACTGAGCCCAtgtggggaggaggatgaggagtggcaggaggaggacagagggaggcagGAACAGAGAAGGAAGTCAGACGCAGATTCTCTGAGCTCTGTGTACTCGGACACCCCTATTGTTGTGTGA
- the LOC110494348 gene encoding RNA-binding protein 15 → MKGKERSPVKKRSRILDDIRDRGGSHPTSKKMGTLSAAGSNGNSSVKSGGSVKRSLPSEKRDCRDLDGHVSNRTGSSHGYANTTGSSSKLHISIALDPTTRTNSRGEPRPLPSNESEYKTLKISELGSQLSDEDIEDGLFHEFKKFGDVSVKISRVNDERVAFVNFRRPDDAKAAKHARGKLVLYDRPLKIDAVYMNRRRSRSPIEKDPYAGVAGHRHLHVQRPLSPTGLGYRDFRLQQLALGRLPPPPSLPRELEREREFSIYEARARPPFIPDCAAFCEEDLLSPEDDQRANRTLFLGNLDVSVTENDLRRVFDRFGLITEVDIKRTSARGQNSTYGFLKFENLDMAHRAKITMSGKVVCHNPIKIGYGKATPTTRLWVGGLGPWVPLAALAREFDRFGTIRTIDYRKGDTWAYIQYESLDAAQAACSHMRGFPLGGPERRLRVDFADTELRYQQQYLQPLPLPPHFDLVADSFVHRPTLEAIRIRERSPPPPLRFRERELYNADWAGPAVCERVRGAAFEPVEHLERRSREPWSLERELQSRDQARKRRLLEDGRRPDRSPNSSEHGRRRHGASLEHSPGGSSRDGGRYSPPRSDRPSPVREQRASLGRGPGDKRLRTDSPALPERDRKRKASDSCTSPVKREDRSDHPSSSMSSLQSKQGAGGQKLCQAWHGVLLLKNSSFPTSMHLLEGDLAVAARLLVESSTGGQVSQLKITQRLRLDQPKLDEVSRRIKTAGPSGYSVLLAVPGSCEEGPQDVGSSTERPLKNLVSYLKQKQAAGVISLPVGGTRDKDGAGVLHAFPPCDFSQQFMDASAKALAKTEEDYLVMVIVRGAS, encoded by the coding sequence ATGAAAGGCAAGGAGCGGTCGCCCGTTAAAAAGCGCTCGCGGATTCTGGACGATATTCGAGACCGGGGAGGAAGCCACCCAACAAGTAAGAAAATGGGAACACTCTCGGCGGCAGGCAGCAACGGGAATAGTTCTGTCAAAAGTGGTGGTTCGGTAAAACGGAGTTTACCGTCTGAAAAGAGAGACTGTCGAGATTTAGACGGACATGTGTCAAATCGAACTGGGAGTAGCCATGGATATGCTAATACAACTGGTTCGAGTAGCAAGCTACACATTAGCATTGCTCTGGACCCCACGACAAGGACCAATTCTCGCGGGGAACCGCGGCCTCTTCCGAGTAACGAAAGTGAGTACAAGACTCTAAAAATTAGCGAGCTGGGCTCTCAGTTGAGCGACGAAGACATTGAAGATGGATTATTTCACGAATTTAAGAAATTTGGGGACGTGAGTGTCAAAATAAGCAGAGTTAACGACGAAAGGGTGGCATTTGTGAATTTCAGAAGGCCCGACGATGCTAAGGCGGCCAAGCACGCACGCGGCAAGTTGGTGCTCTATGACCGCCCTCTAAAAATTGACGCGGTGTACATGAACCGGAGGAGGAGCCGCTCCCCCATCGAAAAAGATCCATATGCAGGAGTTGCAGGACACAGACATTTGCATGTCCAAAGACCCCTTTCACCAACGGGGCTAGGATATAGAGATTTCCGACTGCAGCAGCTAGCTTTGGGccgcctcccccctcccccctccctccctagagaactggaaagagagagggaatttTCTATCTATGAAGCCAGGGCCCGGCCACCCTTCATCCCTGACTGTGCAGCTTTCTGTGAGGAGGACCTCCTCTCCCCTGAAGATGATCAGCGGGCCAACAGGACGTTGTTTCTTGGCAACCTCGATGTCTCAGTGACAGAGAATGACTTGAGGAGGGTGTTTGACAGGTTTGGGTTGATCACAGAGGTGGACATCAAGCGGACATCCGCTCGCGGACAGAACAGCACCTATGGATTCCTAAAGTTCGAGAACCTGGACATGGCTCACCGTGCTAAGATCACCATGTCAGGAAAAGTGGTGTGTCACAACCCTATTAAAATTGGCTATGGCAAAGCGACACCCACAACCAGGCTGTGGGTGGGGGGTCTTGGCCCCTGGGTCCCCCTTGCTGCTCTGGCTAGGGAGTTTGACCGCTTCGGCACCATCCGGACTATAGACTACAGGAAGGGGGACACGTGGGCCTACATCCAGTATGAGAGCCTGGACGCTGCCCAGGCCGCTTGCTCCCACATGCGTGGCTTTCCTCTGGGTGGTCCTGAGAGGAGACTTAGGGTGGACTTTGCTGACACAGAGCTCCGCTACCAGCAACAGTACCTGCAGCCTCTCCCTCTGCCGCCTCACTTTGACCTAGTGGCAGACTCATTTGTCCACCGGCCCACCCTCGAGGCCATCAGAATCAGAGAGAGGAGCCCTCCACCCCCACTCCGCTTCAGGGAAAGGGAACTGTACAACGCAGACTGGGCTGGCCCAGCAGTCTGCGAGAGGGTGCGAGGGGCAGCTTTTGAACCCGTGGAGCACCTGGAGAGGCGTTCACGTGAACCCTGGTCTCTGGAACGGGAGCTGCAGAGCCGAGACCAGGCCCGAAAACGGCGCCTCTTAGAGGATGGGCGTCGCCCGGACCGCTCACCAAACAGCAGTGAACATGGGCGTCGTCGTCATGGCGCCTCTCTGGAGCACAGCCCTGGTGGCAGCAGCCGGGACGGGGGGCGCTACAGCCCCCCACGCTCCGATAGACCCTCTCCCGTCAGAGAGCAGCGGGCCAGCCTAGGCCGTGGCCCTGGGGACAAGCGGCTGCGGACAGACAGCCCAGCCTTACCAGAACGGGACCGCAAACGCAAAGCCAGTGACTCATGCACAAGCCCTGTAAAGAGGGAGGACCGCTCTGATCACCCCTCCTCTTCCATGTCCAGCCTGCAGTCTAAGCAGGGGGCCGGGGGGCAGAAGCTATGTCAGGCCTGGCATGGCGTGCTCCTGCTGAAGAACAGCAGCTTCCCCACCTCCATGCACCTGCTAGAGGGGGACTTAGCTGTGGCAGCCAGACTACTGGTGGAGAGCTCCACTGGTGGTCAGGTGTCCCAGCTAAAGATCACCCAGCGCCTGCGTCTGGACCAGCCCAAGCTGGATGAGGTGTCCCGTCGCATCAAGACTGCAGGCCCCAGTGGCTATTCTGTCCTCTTGGCTGTGCCCGGGAGCTGTGAGGAGGGGCCCCAGGATGTGGGAAGCTCCACCGAGAGGCCTCTAAAGAACCTGGTCTCCTACCTGAAGCAGAAGCAAGCAGCCGGCGTCATCAGCCTGCCTGTGGGTGGCACCCGCGACAAGGACGGCGCAGGAGTTCTTCACGCTTTCCCGCCCTGTGATTTTTCCCAGCAGTTCATGGATGCCTCAGCTAAAGCCCTTGCCAAAACCGAAGAGGACTACCTGGTGATGGTCATTGTCCGAGGAGCCTCATAA